CGAGCGCTGAAAGCGCCGTTGCCGCCATGCGCGTGGCGCCCCATATGCGAAATTGACGCGAGCTGAAATCGCAGCTCATTGCTTCGCGAATATAGGCATTGACGTCCTGCGAGCGGATCGGATGGATCAGCCCGTTTTCGTCCGCATATTGAAACAAGTGCTGGCCGGGCAGCTCCTGAAGCATGCGAATGGCGCGGATGATCCGCCTGTCCGTGACGTTGAGGCGCCATTCCTTGCCGGACTTACCCTTGAAGCGGAACCGCAGGCGTGATCCGATCGCTTTTACATGGCGACCGCGCAGTGTTGTCAGGCCATAGGAGCCATTTTCAAGAGCATAAGCCTCGTTGCCGATACGAATAAAGAGATTGTCCATCAGCGAGACCACGGTTGCGAGCCCCTTCGCCAGACCGGGTTTGCGTCGCCGGAGATCGGCATCGACGCGCTTGCGAATGGCAGGCAACGCTCGTCCAAACTCGGCCAGTTGCGCAAATTTCTCGCTCTCGCGCATGGCGATCCAGCGGGGATGGTAACGGTATTGCTTGCGCCCCCTTGCATCGCGGCCGACCGCCTGCAGATGGCTGTTCGGATCCGGCGATATGATCACATCCGTATAGGCGGGGGGAATTGCCAGGGCAGATAGCCGATCGAGCTCTCTCGCGTCGGTTATTCTTTGTCCATGTCGATCATAGTAGGTAAAGCCTGCGCCGCTTCTTTTGCGGGTTATGCCTGTCTCAAGGCCTGCCAGATAGACGATCTCTTCGTTTGCCGAGGCGGACCGATTGTCGATCTGCCTGCCCGATGGCCTGGCTCGCGCACGATCGACTGAATCTTCTGCGAGACTACCCTCCGCCGTCGATGCATCGCCGTTCTCATCGGGTATGATGGCCTCTGTTTTCACCCACGCACCGCCGTCAATCGTCGCCCTTCTGTTTCAGGGCATCGGAGACCCGGCGCTTGCGCGGGTGATCGATATTCTCGCCGCCATCCTGGGCTGGACGATATCCGGCCGGCTTTGACCCGGCCGGCCCTTCCCATCGCGGTGATTGCTCCGCGGTCCCGGGTGCGCTGTCGCGTGGCTGTTGATGTTTCACTGCGCTCTCCCTTTGAACGTTCGATATGTCAGATCGTCGTGACGTCTCGTTTTCGCCAGTGAAACCGTTGGCACGCTGCATTGTTCCTTGCGGCCCGGCCAAGGGCCAGGGCTGTTGGGTGATCTCACCAGGGAGCGTTCTGGCGAGGGGTGGAACTTTCAATCCCAGTTTTCGTTTGTCCTTATTGTGCTTCAGACCGCTTTGCGCTTTCCGGCGCGGCGTGTGCTGCTGCAGGTTTTGGCAAGAACAACGATAGGAGGACGCTATGAGTAGCAGACCACCACCGGTTCCCGAAGAAAACCGAAGCCATAAGGGCGTTGGCGATCACGCCAGACCGTCCGTATCCGACCGTCGCAAGCCTGATATGTCGGTCGATCCCGACAAGAAGGGCGAGCAGGGAAACAGCAGGATCAACACCAGCCACCAAGGTCATCAACAGGATCGATAGGAGGTGCCAATGTCCACCTCGACCAAGACGCCGGCCAGCATCCGCCAGGGCGGTCCCGGCGCATCGCATAAAAATGCCAAGGCGCCGCTGAATACTCCGAAGCCGCCCGCAGAGCCAGACCGGCGCGACCGCAGCAAGGTTTCCGGCGGCGGCGGAGAACGTGATCGTCATCACGGCCACGATCCGACGCGGAAAGGCGGCAAGTAGGACAGGCGTTCAAGCAATTCCAGGAAAAGTGCACAGCAGTTTTCCATCGGGAATTGCAGGCTCGTCTTTCCGGATGGCGGCTTGCAATTTCAGCAATCATCGATCCTCCGGCTCTCTATCGGAGACGGACGATCGATAGGGTCAAGAAGCACCAGCTTGTCCGCTTCTGCTAGACGCCGGTTTGCGAGTGTCTGCCGCCTGGCCTGGAAATGTTTGAAAGCGCTGATCCGGCCGCTCCGCCGCTGGCCTTCACAGCAATGTCCGCCAAAGACAGAATGCCGACCAGGCGTTTGTCACGGCTGACCACGGGAAGGCGGCGAAGTTGCTGGTCGCCGAGATTTTGCATGACGTGATCAATCTCTTCGTCCTCGAAGCAGTATTTGATATCAGAGCTCATCACATCGGCAATCTTCGCGTCCGGTCCCTTGCCTCGGGCAATGGCGCGGATGGCGATATCTCGATCCGTAATGACGCCGACAAGGCGGTCATTATCGCCGATCGGGACCACGCCGGCGTCGATATCCGCCATGATCAAGGCGGCATCCCGGATCGATTGGTCGGGACGGGCAATGCGCACGTCGCGTGTCATAGCTTCACTGACTTGCATGATGGACCTCCATTTGGCACTTGCTCCCACGTGCACGCCGAACAAGCGCGGGATGTAAATGTTCCCGGCCTGATCGGATGCACGGAAAATTTGAGCGACCCTAACGCGAGAGACCTCGAATAGCCCTCTGCTTCCCCGTTTGGAGCGGACGACGCAGCCGCTACTTGTCTTTGCCAGCCAAGCTCTTAAGTGAATCCATAGCGTATCCAATGGAGGTTCCGGTGTTCAAACATCTGGTTTTGCTTACCCTTGCGCTCATCCCGACAGCGGCATTCGCGCAATCGACCGATCTCGAGGCAACCTGCAAAACGGTGGCCAAGAATTTTTTCCTGTCCGATGGGCTCTCGATCGGCGCGATCCAATCCTTTCCCGAACTGAAGCCGCCCGGTGTGCGCATGGCTTATTCCACCCGGCAGGGAACGGCGCCCTCGGAGATGAGCGACACGTTCGAATGCGAGTTCGACAGGGCGGACAAGCCTCATAACCTTGCCAAGTTCTGCGTATCGACCACCTGTTACGCGGCTAATGACCAGGATGCCGACCGGAAACGACGGTTCGAGGAAATGCGCATTCTTTTGCAGAGAGCCGAAAAGTAAGCGGCATCTTGCAGCGCCCGGTTCACGTCGCGATCGCTGTCGAGCCATACCGTCCATTCGCCCTGACCCGGCGCAAACGCGGCTTAAAGCCTGCCCTCGCAAAACTGTGGGCGGTTCTGCGATAAAGAGCGGGTAGGTTGCAGGCGAGTGCGGCAACCCATTCGGGTAGGTACGTCTAACTTACGCTTGATGCTAATATTCTAAATGTCGGCCCGGACGCCACCCGCGAGCCGAAAAGTGCAGCGTCCGGCGGCAATCAATATGCCCCATTCATTGTCGTCGGACGCACACCAGCTTGAAAGAGCGGCTCGCTCAATAAGGCCCCGGGAGGCGCCGAAATACCCATGCTGAATGCTTGCTGTATCAGTTGTTCGTCAAAAATGGACGTAGGAGCCGGATAGGGATCTGCCTAATGTCCCAGGCCATGAAGGCAGAGTGATCGCGATGTGACAGTGAACCGTCGGCGAGCGTCGATTGGAGGAAGGCGGCCTCATGGCCCCTGTGCTGATAGGGCAAATTCACCTTCAACGATGCAACCGTTCGCGAAACTATACGAGCGATAGTGTTTGGAGAAAGCACAATGGAGCGTTTTCGCAGTGTAACGAGTGGCTGTCTGTCGCCGGAGCAGACCGATACACTTCATAAAGTGCTGGCTAGCATCACCAATCAACCATGGTTCGACAAGAGTGAACGCTCTTGCGAAATCTTAGCCGAGCGGCTGACGATTTTGATCAAGATGGGAATAGAAAACGCTGCTCACCTTCAAACTATCGGCGTTTCCTGGGCGGTGAACGACTTTATTCGCAACGGCGCAAAAACGGATCGGGCGAATCCGAGGAATAATGCGCTCGGGATCGAGCGGCTTTCGATTCCAGCGCCGCGCGTCTTTTAGGACGCGTCAAGGACGCTGTAACGCTTTGAAATGCTGCAGAAGCCTCCGCCGGTGGCGGAAGCTTCAAGGTGCTCGGAAAGACGGGCGCTGTTCGAAACGTCCTGATCGCGGCTCACTTTCGCACGACTTGCCTAGTGCTGGCCGATGAGATTCCTGCATGCGCGGATCGTCAAAGCCATGACGGTGAGGGTCGTACCGGCGATACCGCTGCCGGGGAATGCGCTGGCGTCCGTGACGATGACGTTGGATACGTCCCAAAGCTGGTTATAGGGGTTGAGCACGGAATTACTGGGGTCATCTCCCATCCGCGCGCCGCCCGTCTCGTGAATTGCCGCGCCCATGCACATGGTCTTGCGGAACCATTTGCGGAACATGAAGCGGCTGAAGGGATCGGCGTCGGGGAAGGCGCCCCGTCCCATTTCCCTGAGGCCGGTGGGGGAGCCGATGAACTCCAGATCTCCGCCGACGCCACGCACCATGTCGATCAGTACCTCTTCCTGCTGACGGAGAAGCGCCTGTTCCTCTTCGCCCATGACGCAGCGGATGTGGGGAACGGGAATCCCCCAGGCATCCTTTCGCCGTGCGTTGAGGCTTATGCGATTATCCGCATAGGGCAGCATGCGGCCGAAGCCGAAGAATGCCAGCCGTGCCGGCTCGTCATCGGGCGTGGGTGCCCGGCCGATGCTCCCCTGGTAGTCGAAATCGCCTCGCTCTGCGTCGCCGGTTCCGAAACGCGGCACGAAGATGCCGCCCGAGGGGTTATAGAACGCATCGACAGGCGCGGAATCGTCCAGCGACCATCCCTTCGCCTTGGCGAAGGAGCCGAAGGCAAGGCAGGGCAGCTGATCCATGAAATAGCGCCCGAGCGCACCCGAGCTGTTGCCAAGGCCTTCGGGATGGCGCGGGGATGCCGAGTTCAGAAGCAGCCGCACGCTTTCGATCGGCGATGCCGAGAGCACGACGAGGGCGGCGCGTGCGGTCTCGACCTTGCCAGTGACACGATCGATGAACTCGGCACCCGTTGCACGGACGCCTTGATCATCGGTCACGATGCGGCGGACGATGGCATCGTGGCGGATGGTCAGCCGGCCGGTCGCAAGCGCCTCCCTCAAGGGCTTCGGCGTACGGTCGGCATCGGGTGCGATATAGCGCCAGGACACGACATGCCGTTGCGGCCAGAGACCCTCAACCTCGTTCTTGAAGACCTCTTCGGCCGGCGTCAGTTTCGCCGGACGAGCGTAGATGCCGTCCGGCAGCGTTTCCACCCCGTCGGGATTGCCGTAGAGCCCGAGAGAGGTTTCGACCTCGTCGTAGTAAGGCACGAGATCGTCGTAGCCGACCGGCCAATCCACGCCCTTGCCGGTGCGAGACCGGATCTTGAAGTCGTCGTCGGTCCAGCGCAGCAGCACGCGGCCGAAGCTGTGCAGGCGGCCGCCGCCCTGCCGGCCGCGAATCCAGAGGAAAGGCGCGTCCTTAGGGGTCGTGTAGGGATTTTTCCGGTCGTTGACGAAGAAATGGCTGAAGCGTTCGGTAAAGAAGGCAGCGCGCGCCTGTATCGGCTGCCCCTTTATGGTAGCGCGTGCGCGCTCCCAGATGTTGATGCTGCTGGCCGGCAGCTTCTTGCGCGACGGATCGAAATCCCCCTGGCTTACCGCCGGACCAGCTTCGAGCAAAAGCACGGAAAGCCCTTGAGCGGTCAATTCCCTGGCGGCAAAGGAGCCGGCGGCGCCGGAGCCAATGACCAGCGCGTCATAAACAGTCTGAGACATAGATATATTCCGTATATTTCAGAGACGGACGCCGTCGGCGTCAAAGAGGGAGGCCTTGGCGATATCGATGCCGGGCGAGATTGCTGCGCCGGGCTGAAGCACCGCGTCGCCCATGATGCGATAGGAGAGGCTTTGCCCGGCCCAATCGAACCAGACAACGGTGTCGGCGCCCATCGGCTCGACCACGGAGACGATGCCGGCGATGGTCGGCAGGGCTCCCGCTCCTCCGTCCGGAGCAATATGTTCCGGACGGATACCGAGTGTCACGGGACCCGCCTTGACGGACGCCAGAAATGGATAATTGGTGAGATCGATGGTCAAGCTGCCGCTCTCGAAGACCAGGGCAGCAGCGTTGATCGCGATCTCACCCTTGATGAAGTTCATCGCCGGTGCGCCGATGAAGCCCGCAACGAAGAGATTGGCGGGGCGGTGATAGATCTCAGAAGGGCTCCCAAGCTGCTGGATCACGCCGTCCCTCATGATGGCGATGCGGTCCGCAAGGGTCAGCGCCTCGATCTGGTCGTGCGTCACATAGATCATCGTATTGCCGAGGCTCTGGTGCAGCTTCTTGATCTCGACGCGCAGTTCGTTGCGAAGCTTGGCGTCGAGATTGGAGAGCGGCTCGTCGAACAGGAAGACATCCACCTCGCGGACCAGCGCCCGGCCGATCGCAACGCGCTGGCGCTGGCCGCCAGAGAGTTCCGAGGGGCGGCGATCGAGCAGATTTTCCAGATGCAGCAGAGATGCGGTGCGGGCGATGCGCGCCTCGATCTCCGGCTTGGGCAGGCCGGCGACGCGCAGGCCGAAGGAGAGGTTCCTGCGCACCGTCATACGAGGGTAAAGCGCATAGGACTGGAAAACCATGCCGATCCCGCGGTCCTTCGGTTCCTCCCAGGTCACGTTCTTGTCCGATATCCAGATCTCGCCATCGCGAATGTCCTGCAATCCGGCGATCGCGTTCAGGAGCGTCGATTTCCCACAGCCGGATGGGCCGAGAAGCACCAGAAATTCGCGCGGAGCGATGTCGATGGAGAGCTTCTCGATGACGCTGTGGTCACCATAGGCGATCTTGAGGTCTTTGACCGATACGGCAGGCTGCATGGCATTACCCTTTGACGGCGCCGGCTGCAACACCGCGCAGGAACCAGCGGCCGGAGAAGAAATAGATGGCGAGCGGAACGACGGCGGTCAGGATGGTGGCGGCCATGTTCACATTGTAGGCGCGTTCGCCCATGGTGGTGTTGACGATGTTGTTGAGCTGGACAGTCATCGGCAGGTTGTCGCGCCCGGCAAAGACGAGGCCGATCAGGAAGTCGTTCCAGATTCCGGTGAACTGGAAGATGGAGGCGACGACCACCATCGGCACCGACATCGGCAACATGATCTCGAGAAAAATGCACCAGAAGCCGGCGCCGTCGACGCGGGCAGCCTTGCAGAGCTCTTCGGGGATGGCGACGAAATAGTTGCGGAACAGCAGCGTGACCAGCGGCAGGCCGAAGATGACGTGCACGAGGACGACGCCGGCCACCGAATTATAAAGGCTTAGATTGGCGAGCAGCCGCACCAGGGGGTAGAGGAAGATCTGATAGGGGATCAGGCCGCCGGCCATCAACAGCCCGAACAGGAGGTTCGAGCCCTTCGGCCGCCAGAGCGATAGTGCGTAACCGTTGATCGCCCCGATGAAGACGGAAATGACGACGGCGGGCACGGTGATCTTGACCGAATTCCAGAAGCCGACCCGCACGCCGAGGCACTGCGTGCCCATGCAGGCTCCCGACCAGGCGGTCTTCCACGCATCGAAATCGATGGTGGCGGGCAGGGCGAAGATATGGCCCTGGCGGATTTCCTCCATAGACTTCAGCGAGGTCACGAGCATGGTGTAGAGAGGCAGCAGGAAGAACAGCGCCGACAGGATCAGGAAGGCGTAGAGCCCGATCTGGCCGCCACTGAGCCTGGACGGCTTGGGACCACGAGGATGGGGGTGGGTTGTCATCAATGCGCTCCCCTCCTTCTGGCGCGTATGGCCAGCGCATAGCGGAACGGGGCGACGGCCATGACGACGGAGAGCACCAGCACGGTTGCACCGGCGCTGGCGAGCCCGAGGTTCTGGCGTTCGAATAGATTGTCCATGATGAATTTCGCAGGCACTTCGGTCGAGTAGCCGGGGCCGCCGCCGGTCTGCGCCACGATCAGATCGTAGGTCTTGATCACGCCCATGGAGAGCAGCATGCCCGAAGCGGCAAGCGCCGGCCCGAGTTGCGGCAGGATGATTGAAAGATAGATGCGCCAGACCGGTATGCCGTCGATCTGGGCGGCTTTCCATTGCTCCTCGCCGATGCCGCGCATGCCTGACAGTGCGATGACCATGACGAGACCGGCGCCTTGCCAGACGCCGGCGAAGACCACCGTATAGATCGCCATGTCGCGATTGACGATCCAATCGAAGACGAAGCCCTGCCAGCCGAGCGCCCGCACGGTTGCCTGGATGCCGAGGGTCGGGTTCAGCATCCATTGCCAGATGAGCCCCGTGACCACGAAGGACATGGCATAGGGATAGAGGAATATCGTGCGGAACGCGCTTTCGAAGCGAACCTTGCGATCAAGGGCCGCCGCCAGTACGAAGCCAAGGGCGAGGCATCCCGCGACATAGAGCACGCCGAAGATCAGCACATTCTCCAATGATGCGAGCCAGCGCGAATTTTTAAACAGCCTGGCATATTGGGCAAAGCCGACATAGTTCGACGACGGGAAGATCGTCGAATCCGTGAAGGACAGCCGGACCGACCAGACCATGGTGCCGATATAGACGAAAATTGCGGCGATCCATGTCGGCAGGAGTGCAAAGGTCGCAGCCAGGGAACGTCTGCGCTTGGCTTGCATGAGCAAACCCTCTCAAAAGAACGGAATGAGCCGATCGACGATCACACCGTCGACCGGCCGAAACAAAGGCGCTATTCGAAGATCCCGAAAAACTTCTCGGCACCGGAGGCGCTGCCTTCCGATGGGTTGCTCCAGAACTCGTCGACGAAGTCGTTGAGCGCGCCCGCCTGCTGCGGCGATAGGATCAGCGCCTGATCCGGAACGATCTTGCCGGCGCTCATCAGCTCCAGGCCCTTCTGCGCGCAAACATCGAGTTTCGACTTGTCGACGTCGGTGCGCATCGGCACCGAGCCCTTCTTGAGCGAGAATTCGACCTGCACGGTCGGATCCATGGCGACTTCGGCCAGCAGCGCCTGTCCCTTTTGCGATGCCGCATCGGCGATCTTCGGGAAGGAGAAGGCGTCGGCGACATAGACCATGCCGGGGGATTGGGGAGCGAGCATGCAGCCGTAGTCCTTGCCAAGCTGCTTGCCCGCCGCAACGAATTCGCCCTTGGCCCAGTCGCCCATGAATTGTACGCCCGCCTTGCCGGTGATGACCATCGCGGTGGCATCGTTCCAGTTCCGCCCGGGCGCGCCCTCATCGACATAGCCGCGCAGCTTGCCGAGAATATCGAGCGTCTTCTTCACGCCCTCGACGGATGCATCACCCTTATCCTTGTCGCCATAGATCTTGAGGAAGCCGTCGATACCGACCTGCGTCAGCAGGATCATGTTGAAGACCTTGGATTCCTGCCAGGATTGGCCGCCCCAGGCAACCGGCTGCACGCCGGCGGCCTTAAGCTTGTCGAGTGCCGCGAAGAATTCGTCCCAGCTCTTGGGCTCCTCGTTCACGCCGGCCTTGGCAAAGGCATCCGTGGAATAGAAGACCCAGCTCTCGCCATGGGCACCGGTGGGCGAGAGATAGACCTGGCCATTATAGGTGATGAGGTCATGGATCGATTTCGGCAGCACATCCGCCCATTTGCCGGCCTTGGCGATATCGTCGATCGGGTTCATGAGCCCCTGACTGACGAAATCCGTATTGGCAAGGCCGATCACCGCTTGCTTGGCGGCCGGCGGATCGCCGGCGACCAGCCGGTTCTGGAAGGCGGCATCGGCGGCACCGAAGCCGGCAATGGACGAATCCTTCCAGACGCCGCCGCGCTTTTCGAACTCCTGCTTGATGACATCGAGGGCGGCTGCCTCGCCGCCTGATGTCCAGGAGGTCATGACTTCGGCCTTTGCCTTGTCCTCGGCATCGGCAGGCGCGGAGGCCGCCGCAAGTGCTGCCCCCAACATGAGCAATTTCATCGTATTCTTCATTGTTCCACCTCTTCAAGAAGGCCCTCTTTGCGGGGCCATTGGTTTTCAGGTCATGAAATCAGCGATAGATTGGCAGCAATGCCTGCCGCACGAGCGTCAGGCCGTTGGCGATGTCGCCGACCGGATCGGGCGCGGCATCCAGCTCGAGAATGGCCCAGCCTTCGAAACCGCGGTCCCGCAGCAGCCTGATCCAGCCCGGCCAGTCGACACGGCCGAGGCCGAAGCCGCAGAAATAGGGACGGTGACGATCGTGGATATGCTCGTCGATCGGCGTGTCGGCGGGCATCGGCCCGAGCGCATCCTTCCAATGGGCGATGATGACCCGCTCGTGATGGCGTTCGACGACCTGGAGTGGGTCGGAACCGGCAACGATGATATGGGCCGTGTCGGGGCACATGTGGACATAGGCCGGATCCGTCAGCAGCATCATGAGATCGACATCGCGCGAGGCTGCAAAGATCGAATGCGCTTCCGTGTGCAGGGCAAGCCGCACGCCCTTTGTGTAGAGGATTGCGCCAAGGCGGTTGAGAAAATCGGCAATCTTGCGGGCCTGCGCGAAATCGAAGAAGCGCACGGGCTCGGAACCCGGCGTCTGGCGCAGCGGCGCGCCGATGACCATGATATCGCTGCCGCAAGCCTTCAAAAACGCGGCATATTTCTCCGCCTTTTCGATGATGGCTGCCTGCGCCGACGCTTCGGTGAAATCGCCAGCTGCCTCGAGTTCGGCAAAGAAGCCGCTTGCCAGTGTCAGGCCGCGCCTGGAAAGCTCGGTCGCGAAGGCTTCGACCGAACCGTAGGTTTTCGTCGCATCCTGCCAGTTGAAAGGAGAAAAGGTCAGCTCGACACCGGTGACGCCGGATGCCTCAACGGCATCGAGGATCTTGTCCCAGAAGGCGCGGGGTTCGCTACGAGAAAGGGCGATGATGCCGTCGTAATCCTCGACGCCCCAGAAGTCGGGATGGAAAAAGGTGACGAGATCCACGCCAAAGCGAAGCCGTTCGGTCGAGCTCATGATGCAGTCCGTTCTCAAGGATAGGGACAATCGCTTGCGGAACGCAGTCCGCAGCGAATAATCCATAATGATTTCATTGCGCTATCATTTGGCAATCGTTTGCCATATCGTGATAGTAGACCAGTCGTTTCCATATGCAAGCGATTTTTGGCAAACGTTTGCTAAACGAAGGGAACTGCCATAGCATCCGCCGCGTCAGGCATCGGGAAGGAAACAAAAAAGTGAAAGATAACAAGGATATGCCCCTTGAGGAGCATTCCGGGCCGTTGATGGCCGATGTCGCGAGGCTGGCAGGGGTCGCGATCTCCACGGTCAGCCGTGCCCTTGCCAATCCCGGACGTGTCAACGAGAAGACGCGCGCCAAGATCGATGCGGCCGCCAAGCAGCTGGGCTATACGCCGAACGCCATGGCTCGCGGCCTGCGGGTCGGCAAATCCAACACCATCATGATCATCCTTCCAGGATCGCTCTACTACGGCGTCTCCCAGGTCATCCCGCAGGTCCTGCAGAGCATCAACAAGGCCCTGCTGCAGAATGGCTACAACCTGATGATCGCCAATCTCGGCCGCGACCCGGAGTCGGAACGGCATATTCTCAATCTCGCCTTCGGCGGCACCATTCGCGGCGCCATCATCCTGTCGTCTAAGCTGCCGGAGATCGATGGCCGGTCTCTGGCCAATGCCGGCCTGCCGATCGTCTCCATGCTGCTCGACATGAGTGACGCCGGCGTAGCGAGCGTCGTGACCAATGATCGTGAGGCGGTACGGGACGCGGTTGCGGAACTGATCAGGATGGGTCACAGGCGCTTTTTCTACATCGCAGGTCCGCAGGACAATTATCACGATGTCGAGCGCTATGGCGGCGCCCTGGAAGCCCTGCGCGATGCCGGGATTTCGAAAGAAGCGCTGCGGCGGTCCGGAGGCAATCTCGATTACCAGAAGGGCTTTGAGATCGGCGTCCAGGCTGCCGCCGATTTCGTCCTGCTGAAGGATCGGCCGACGGCGGTGATCGCCACCAGCGATGACATGGCGATCTCCTTCGTCAGCCGCATACGGCAAACGGGCCTGCGCATTCCCGACGATCTGTCGGTGATTTCCTTCGACGGTGCGCCGGTCTGCGAATTCTGCTTCCCGCCCCTCTCGACGATCGAACAGCCGTTCGAGGAAATGGGCCAGGCCGCCGTCGCTCGCCTGCTTGATGCCCTCGGACAGGCGGCGAAGGTGCAGGACCTGCGCGTCACAATCCGCAGCAGGCTGATCCTGCGGGAGAGCGTCGCCCCGCCGAAGAATTGAAGCGAGTGCGCCATGTGATGCGATTCGGGCGATCTGAGGAGATGGCCGCCACCACCCGATATCCCAGGGGCGCGGCTTGCCATGAAAGATCATCAGGCGGGGGCTTTATGCGCCTTGCGCTCTTACGAGGCGATGCTGCGCGGCTCGACCATGATGGCTTCGATTCCCGCCGCCTCTTCATCGAAGAACGATCGCCGTGCTCCGCCGCGGCGATAATCGCTCCATCTGTGCTCATGACAGAAAAACTGGTTTTCCCCATCGCCGACATCGTAGCCAAGGCTGCCCCGCTTCAGGCAGCCAGGATATTCGCAGTAATGGCTCTCCAAGGCGTGTATTTCGCGGGAGAGCGTCATCTCGGCTGCATCGTCGGTCATCGTCGAATCCTTTTTGCCTCGTCCCGTCTTGCCCGAGCCAGACATGGAATCAGTTCATTTTCGGAAGCGTCGGTGCGAACGGTAGGTTTCAGATGGTTAACCGACGGTTTCGGACGCGCGGCACAATGGGTGCACGGCTTCGGTTGAAGATCACGGTGAGGAAGTGAGCGGGCGGAAAAAGCGGCGCGTCGGGAACATGCCCATCCCGGCGTGGCTCTCAGGTTATGATTCCGCAAATGATCTATTGCAGCGTCGTGCTATGCGGCTTAGCGGCAAGGGCCGGCAATTGTGCTTCAAGTCCGCGTTGAACGGCCGCGACGACCTGGGGATTGCGAAGTCTGACGGCCTTGCGGATCATCAGCTCCTCGTTGATGATCGCCCGCATGCCCACCGTGAACTTGTGCAGGCTGAATTGCTCGGCATGTGCCCGCAGCGCTTCGGGGTGAAAGCGATGCTCCGTCGCCTCAAAATCGAGCACGGCGTCGATCAGGGCATCGACAGACTGCGTGTTGAACAGAACACCGCTCAGGCCGGGCACGACGGTCTCCAGCGCTCCGCCGCTTCCATAGGCGATAACCGGCCTTCCGCTTGCCATGGCTTCGACCGGAACGATGCCGAAATCTTCTTCGCCGGGAAAGATCAGGGCGCGGCACCGCGCCAACTTCTCCTTCAGCACCGCAAACGGCGTTCGGCCCAGGAAAGTGATGGTGGGACCGGCAATGCGTTTCAATTCGTCCATCTGCTTGCCTTCGCCGATGATCACCAGCTTGCGGTTCATCCGGGTGAACGCCTGCACGGCGAGATCGATCCGCTTATAGGGGACCAGCTGGCCGGCGCAGAGATAGAAGTCTTCGATCGATGCGGCCGGGGCGAAGTCATCGACATTGACCGGCGGATAAAGCACCGTCGCGGGACGCCGGTAATATTTGCTGATGCGATCGCAAACATGATGCGAGTTGGCGACGAAACGATCGACGCGCAGGCTGGTATTGACGTCCCAGGAGCGCAAAAGCGGCGCGAGCACCGGCAGCATCAGCCGTGATGCGAGCCCTGCGTGGGATCGGTAGAAATGATAGTGATCCCAGAGGTAGCGCATCGGCGAATGACAATAGCAGACATGCGTTGCCTGCGGCGGCGGAATGATGCCCTTGGCCGGGCCTGACTCGCTGGAGATGATCAGATCGTAATCCGAGAGATC
Above is a genomic segment from Rhizobium sp. CCGE531 containing:
- a CDS encoding DNA topoisomerase IB → MVYLAGLETGITRKRSGAGFTYYDRHGQRITDARELDRLSALAIPPAYTDVIISPDPNSHLQAVGRDARGRKQYRYHPRWIAMRESEKFAQLAEFGRALPAIRKRVDADLRRRKPGLAKGLATVVSLMDNLFIRIGNEAYALENGSYGLTTLRGRHVKAIGSRLRFRFKGKSGKEWRLNVTDRRIIRAIRMLQELPGQHLFQYADENGLIHPIRSQDVNAYIREAMSCDFSSRQFRIWGATRMAATALSALEPADTARGRARQINNVIDGVAAKLVNTRAVCRGSYIHPRVFEDFENGRLGEIVKMRVRRRAAILKWMEEDELAVLRWLEAN
- a CDS encoding CBS domain-containing protein, producing the protein MQVSEAMTRDVRIARPDQSIRDAALIMADIDAGVVPIGDNDRLVGVITDRDIAIRAIARGKGPDAKIADVMSSDIKYCFEDEEIDHVMQNLGDQQLRRLPVVSRDKRLVGILSLADIAVKASGGAAGSALSNISRPGGRHSQTGV
- a CDS encoding GMC family oxidoreductase, whose product is MSQTVYDALVIGSGAAGSFAARELTAQGLSVLLLEAGPAVSQGDFDPSRKKLPASSINIWERARATIKGQPIQARAAFFTERFSHFFVNDRKNPYTTPKDAPFLWIRGRQGGGRLHSFGRVLLRWTDDDFKIRSRTGKGVDWPVGYDDLVPYYDEVETSLGLYGNPDGVETLPDGIYARPAKLTPAEEVFKNEVEGLWPQRHVVSWRYIAPDADRTPKPLREALATGRLTIRHDAIVRRIVTDDQGVRATGAEFIDRVTGKVETARAALVVLSASPIESVRLLLNSASPRHPEGLGNSSGALGRYFMDQLPCLAFGSFAKAKGWSLDDSAPVDAFYNPSGGIFVPRFGTGDAERGDFDYQGSIGRAPTPDDEPARLAFFGFGRMLPYADNRISLNARRKDAWGIPVPHIRCVMGEEEQALLRQQEEVLIDMVRGVGGDLEFIGSPTGLREMGRGAFPDADPFSRFMFRKWFRKTMCMGAAIHETGGARMGDDPSNSVLNPYNQLWDVSNVIVTDASAFPGSGIAGTTLTVMALTIRACRNLIGQH
- a CDS encoding ATP-binding cassette domain-containing protein — translated: MQPAVSVKDLKIAYGDHSVIEKLSIDIAPREFLVLLGPSGCGKSTLLNAIAGLQDIRDGEIWISDKNVTWEEPKDRGIGMVFQSYALYPRMTVRRNLSFGLRVAGLPKPEIEARIARTASLLHLENLLDRRPSELSGGQRQRVAIGRALVREVDVFLFDEPLSNLDAKLRNELRVEIKKLHQSLGNTMIYVTHDQIEALTLADRIAIMRDGVIQQLGSPSEIYHRPANLFVAGFIGAPAMNFIKGEIAINAAALVFESGSLTIDLTNYPFLASVKAGPVTLGIRPEHIAPDGGAGALPTIAGIVSVVEPMGADTVVWFDWAGQSLSYRIMGDAVLQPGAAISPGIDIAKASLFDADGVRL
- a CDS encoding carbohydrate ABC transporter permease encodes the protein MTTHPHPRGPKPSRLSGGQIGLYAFLILSALFFLLPLYTMLVTSLKSMEEIRQGHIFALPATIDFDAWKTAWSGACMGTQCLGVRVGFWNSVKITVPAVVISVFIGAINGYALSLWRPKGSNLLFGLLMAGGLIPYQIFLYPLVRLLANLSLYNSVAGVVLVHVIFGLPLVTLLFRNYFVAIPEELCKAARVDGAGFWCIFLEIMLPMSVPMVVVASIFQFTGIWNDFLIGLVFAGRDNLPMTVQLNNIVNTTMGERAYNVNMAATILTAVVPLAIYFFSGRWFLRGVAAGAVKG
- a CDS encoding sugar ABC transporter permease, producing the protein MQAKRRRSLAATFALLPTWIAAIFVYIGTMVWSVRLSFTDSTIFPSSNYVGFAQYARLFKNSRWLASLENVLIFGVLYVAGCLALGFVLAAALDRKVRFESAFRTIFLYPYAMSFVVTGLIWQWMLNPTLGIQATVRALGWQGFVFDWIVNRDMAIYTVVFAGVWQGAGLVMVIALSGMRGIGEEQWKAAQIDGIPVWRIYLSIILPQLGPALAASGMLLSMGVIKTYDLIVAQTGGGPGYSTEVPAKFIMDNLFERQNLGLASAGATVLVLSVVMAVAPFRYALAIRARRRGAH